The genomic stretch aagttgtgtatagcgatcgttattatatgtatattaataaactaatacattatacgttttcgtaccaccacgccttccaataaacttgcgcGATAGGTCTTCAAATATCGTACACCATTGATTCTCcaataaataagcaaattagaaaaaccacaaaatatatatattttgattatgttttgtttttatacaaaacatcatttgtttttatacaaaaccagaaagtttcgcgtatttgcccagtccctgtgatcgttcccctgtgatcagttgtggatcagttattaattaaaacaattcgctttgcattattggcatttaatgttgtaataaatgtaacaggcacaaatgcagtacttatttacactaatttacacaaaaaatcaccactatgcaagatattcttaaaacaaaaatatatacattgatccgtaaaataacttgtCCTcctataagcgaaaaaaaatgcattacatactagtcgccgccctccagggcgacgccaataaggTTACATAGCATATTAACAAATGTACATGACATATTGACTCAACACAAGGTTTCATCGGCATAAATTAATGCATGCTTGAAACAATATGAGAATATTGAGACATAATATATTGGCAACAACacacaatataatgacaaatgactcaatataataaaacataggCATACGTATCTTTTTCAATCAGTATAAGCATGATTAAACTTAATATACATtcaaacatgcatataatattaTAACCGATGTCCTTTATGTACGGTTATATAGGCATGATATAATCTCTTTTTGAATCTTTATAATGACGTACTCGCTTAATATATACATTGATGCACCATATTTAATTACAGATGTACTTTATAATTTGACAACAAGACTAGATGTAGTGCTATTCGGAATAACAAAATGCGTATTGTGTACGTCTAAGACAGTCAATGATTTTCATACATATTCCTCGACTGAATTGTACATACGGCGTATTGTGTAACGAACCGTGTGTTCACATTTTCGGTTTTGTAAAATGTATGTGCCTTGTCCAATTAATCTAGTTACAGAACAGCTTTCCTCAATATAACATGCTTTGGGTTGTTATATGTTACATCatacacattttcttaaaaaaaaaaaattgcaaatcaCTCTTGTATGTCTGGCATATAAGGTTTTGTCTGCTGTCGATGGCGAAAATGGTAAATTGCCTTTATAATTATTGCGTATCGTTACCTCTTGAAAATACCAAGCGTTGTTTCAAACTAATATGGCAAAATACTACCCCCTAGGTACTCTCTTTACTTTACAGTTTCGCGTAAGGTGCAGTGCTTGTTCAGTTTTACCTTCCACGAGTGTAAAGGTCTGTAACAGGACGCGCAATTTCTCTTACATTTGTTGTAAAGACATGTCCTCATGTGTTCGCACAAGTTGACCATAGTTCGGCAGGCACTTGAAAAACCTTGCATTCAATTTAAGCATTAAATATTCTGGGACTTGTACGGGGCGATCATCTGTTAATTTGCTTACAATTAATCCAACGCACATAGATACGATTgaaataaacagtgaaaagtaCAGATACGAAATCGAGTACAACCAGTCAAGTCCTTGGACGATTTGAGGAATACCCGGCGTGGTGTTTTTGCTGGATGTCAGTGTCGTATCAAATAGTGTCCCGTTAGCAGATGTCAGTTCGTCAAAATGCAAATTATTATCAAATGAATCGTTTTCCAAACGTACGCACGTCGGCGTTGTCGTGAAGTTGACACGGGCCAACGACGTATTGTGATACAAGAAACACTTGTCAATAGGACCCAGCGGCAATATTGCAGTTTGCAGGCGACCGGGGGAAAAGTTGTACCCTAGTGACAGCCACATACCAAAGCACACTCCAACTACGATGCTAGTGTAGATACCCTTCCGAGTGGTGCACCTAACGAATATTGACAAGAGGAACACGCAAGTCATTGGCCCTTGTACCGCTCCAAGTATGCTGCCGGTAATCTGCCCCATCGGACCTTTCACCTTGCTGATAAGTATGGCGATACCAATGCAGACCACTCCGGCCAAGAcgacaattaattttgaaaattgcGTTAGCTTCTTTTCGGAGGCTACTTTTAACCGCGGCCTGATGAAGTCCTCGGAAGTGACTGCTGAAATAGAGCCGAGCTGGGAAGAGATGGAGCTCAGTGACGCACTGCACAGCGCAGCCAGGTACAGTCCAGATATACCGGGAACGTCCAAAAATAAGTCTGTCACAAGATACGGTATAATTTGGTTCGGGTTGGATATTTGTTTCGACGCAATAGGATCGCAACCTTTCTGTGAAAAGTATGCATATGCCACTAGACCTTCGCACATGATAAGAATCTGTACTATCACAAAAGCTGGGATCGACATTGCTGCTACCTTTCTTGCATCCCCTATAGAGCGGACAGAGTTCAGACGCTGTACCAAGGGAGGACTAAAGATGATGGCAGCGCACATCCATCCGTCGCCTATTACAAGTGTCCAGAATGTGTGGCGCTTTAACGGGTTAGGATCGAAGTCGAATACCCGTAATCTACCCTTAGGCCAGTTGATCTCAATCACTGTTGAAAGACCTCCAACACGAATACAGCCGTAAATTAGTACGGCAAATATCATAGCTATCATGATTACACCTTGGACTACGTCAGTTACCACAACCGCTTTAATACCGCCTATTGACGTGTACACCACCGCTATCGACGTCAACACTACGACATATATCCACGCGGATATGCCGGTCACCCCTTCCATACCGATTGCGGCGCCGAAAGTGACGATTCCCGCGTACAGAAGACTTACGACGTTACCCAACCACATGAACATCTGTCGGACTCTCTGGGACTCGTGTCGCATCTGAAGGTACTCGTAGACGCTCGTGATTTGTAGAGGATAAAACAATGGGATCGTTATAAAGAACATCATAAGGTATCCGACCATTAGTCCTAGATTTTGCATAAAGAAATATGATCCGTACATGTAGATTTCGCTCGGGTACCCCAAGTAGAATATGAGAGATTGAAATGTCACTACTAACGAAACCGCGACCGAAAACGGATTCAATTTGCCGCCTCCTCGGTGGTACCGGAAGGACGAGGGCTCATGACGGCTCTCTTTCACTGCGTATACAACACCAACAACCGGGGACGCCAATATGCCGCCACACAGAACCGCGACATCCGCGGGACGCAAATAGTTATCCATACTCATTTGAAGACCTTGTTTGGCGATTAGTCGTTACGTTGTGGATTTgatattttcaaatgaaatactTAAACGTATGGCCCGACACTGAAAACGCATGCGGTAAGGCCATGCATATTTAATTGTATGTTAAGAGTTCACTAGGATTATTGAAGTTCACCAGTTTGGCAGTAATAACAAACAACTTATTAACACGAAAACATATTCAACAACTTTTTCATGGaattacaacaatgtttaaatgtataactACCAATATATATCATCACcagattataaattatttaaataaagtattatttcACTGTAATATGACTGTTGACACTATTCTTGTGTACAAAACCACAACAGCAATATACAAATCATCATACGTGTGGGTATTTAAAAACCATAGTTTCGCACACTATTTAGAAATACAATGACTAGACACGAAATGCTCGACACTTTTGACACCATAACACGATTCTAACCTCAATTTTTTATTCATACCTAAAACCACATTCAAAAATACAAGCAGCACACATCAATCTGCTACAGTTGATTGACAAAAAATATGCCGAGGTATCACTTTCAGCTGAAATTATGATCTATGCAAGCAGTCAAAGTATGCAAACTATCACGAATATTTGTTTTATCGAAACACATCAATGCTGTTGGTAAGTAGGTACTTTAAGGAATTGTTTATACGTTTTATAACTTGATTTTCCTCATCGTACAAATAGTCTTTTGTTTTCGAATCGAAAATCTAAGATTCTGAGATCAATTTAAGCATAGTTCCAGAATTACAGTTAAAATATAGCACAAATATAGATCATTTATATATCATGTAAGCCTGAAATATGAATAAACGTCCGAAATTGGTCAGAGTTTTATCCCATTCAAGACTGCGTTCAGTTATTATCAAGCAATAATcatccatgtatatattgtataagcCGTTTGCTTTAGACGTCCCTTCTCTACACATACTATGCAAAAAAAAACTGTTCAAGCAGTATATGTCGCGTACCAAAGAGCgatattatatgaatatttaacaTTAAACCCCCTTACCACAGAGTGCGGCCCAAACTTTTAACTAAAGTTTTGGCCTTAATACTCGGTATCTCTTGAAACAACACAGCTGTTGCTCGATGTGAAATCAATCAAATcatattaaaatgcaataaatgcaaatataatCAATGGCGGCATACATGTCTTGCACACGTGGTTAATATAgaaatttcacatttaaaacaacttcgaaaatgatttttgttGTGGTTTTTTTTCTCCATAAAACTTATAGATAAATAGTTACTCTACCAAGTTTAATGTATGAAGGAGTGTGCTACCTATCGAACCAAACCTGATGTAATGAGTAATTCGTAGTTTCGGCGTGTGACGGCGTGTGCAAGGACAAGCATGGCTCAGTCTTAGGGTACCCATTATGACTTAAGGCAGAATCAACCAAATAGCTCTCTGACGTGGTCACGAGACATTGCTCGCCGCACTCACATCAAAGCGTCGGGACCAACATCGGCTCGCCTAATTGGCTGCTTGCCGCTTTCTATTTTCCCCTCGCACGTTCGCGGGGCTTTTGAACTGTCGCCCGTGATGCTGTGACTGCGACTGATATATGTTTGAAACATATCAGAATATATGACAACCGACTTGTTTGTGCAATCGGCAGCCCGCCAGTCAATAAACTTTTTGTGTTTCAGTAATGTTTGAAATGTTCCATCTTGTTTTAGTTGGTAGTGTGACATAACATGTTACTTTATTGTACTCAGCAGTTGTGTTGAAAATTTACATGAATAATTGAAACAACCGAATCCAAGAATGTTATGGTGTTCAttaatatactactcaaaatttgctaaggatcactttgtATAGTATATGttatttgaagttcacccctagctagattcagccagc from Dreissena polymorpha isolate Duluth1 chromosome 10, UMN_Dpol_1.0, whole genome shotgun sequence encodes the following:
- the LOC127849110 gene encoding sodium-coupled monocarboxylate transporter 1-like translates to MVGYLMMFFITIPLFYPLQITSVYEYLQMRHESQRVRQMFMWLGNVVSLLYAGIVTFGAAIGMEGVTGISAWIYVVVLTSIAVVYTSIGGIKAVVVTDVVQGVIMIAMIFAVLIYGCIRVGGLSTVIEINWPKGRLRVFDFDPNPLKRHTFWTLVIGDGWMCAAIIFSPPLVQRLNSVRSIGDARKVAAMSIPAFVIVQILIMCEGLVAYAYFSQKGCDPIASKQISNPNQIIPYLVTDLFLDVPGISGLYLAALCSASLSSISSQLGSISAVTSEDFIRPRLKVASEKKLTQFSKLIVVLAGVVCIGIAILISKVKGPMGQITGSILGAVQGPMTCVFLLSIFVRCTTRKGIYTSIVVGVCFDLYTRGR